A stretch of DNA from Juglans microcarpa x Juglans regia isolate MS1-56 chromosome 5D, Jm3101_v1.0, whole genome shotgun sequence:
GAATTGGGTAATCCTGGGCCACAAAGCTCAGGGTTTCCTTCCAGAAATGAAGCCGGGAGACCTGAAATCAAAGAGAATGGGACTCTACCGGATAGTTGATTGAAGGATACATTGAAGAGGGCCAGCTTCAAGTTTTGAAGCCCTTGGGGAATGGGACCGCTGAGATTGTTACCAGAAAGATCAAGGTAAGTTAGCACTGGTAAATCTGCAAGGGATGGTGGAATTTCTCCAGTAAGGCTGTTGTCTGCAAAAGACAATGAAACTAGCTTCCTGCACTTCTTCAACTCCGGAATTTGTCCCGAAAGCGAATTGTGTGAGAGATTTATTATACTCATAACGGGTGAATCGCAAAAATTAGGAGGAAGTTCACCATATAAACCATTAAGAGATGCAGAGAATCTGTATAAGCTCTTAACCATCCCAAGACCCTGAGGAATTCTACTAGTGAAACTGTTGTTATCTAGTTGAACTTGCTCCAATTGGGCAGCCATTGATACCGAATCAGGTATTTCTCCAGAAAATCTATTGTTTTCAGCTCGAATGAGCTTGATTTTGGGCAATGACCATAAACCGTCTGGGAAATCGCCAAACAACGCATTGTTCTGAACCTGAAACCTCTCAAGATTTATACATCCACTAATGGAGTTGGGTATTGGACCACTGAAGAAGTTTGTATGGAGGCTCAGGTTTATAAGGCCTTTTTCATTACAGATGCCATTTGGGAATGGCCCCAAAAGCATATTCTGTGAAACATCCAAAGACACCAGTTTCTTAAGAGATGACCCTAGTGTCTGAGGAACCTCGCCGGTCAGATTGTTTTGGGAAAGGTCCAAAATGGTCAAACTTCGCAAACCCACAAAAGAGTCCGGGATTTCACCATAAAAACTAGAGCTTTGCAAAAGAAGTTGCTCGAGCTTCTCGAGCTTCCCGAAGTCACTGGGAAGCTCACTAACCAAGTATGCATTTTTAGACAAATCAAGAACAACAAGCTCGGTGAAGTTACCAAAAACAGCAGGTAGACTACCTGAAAGCAAGTTGCTCCCCAAGTTGAGTACTTCAAGGTTCTGCAGTGAGCCCATGCTTTCTGGAATCTTTCCTTCAACATGGTTTCCGCTGAGATCAAGCACTTTCAAAGAACCAAACTGAGAAATCTGAGATGGGATTGGACCCCAAATGAGATTATTACTGAGATTCAGAGTCTCCAAAGTATTGCATTCAGAGAGATGAAGAGGAATGGGTTTGTTAAAAACATTGTTAGCAAGATTGAGGTGAGAAAGATAGGGAAGCTCACAGATTGAAGAGGAGATTTCACCAGAAAGGTTTAAGCTTTGAAGGTTGAGAGAAGTAACAGAAAGTGAAGGCGTGGAGACGCAGGAGATACCAGTCCAGTTGCAATAATGGGTAGC
This window harbors:
- the LOC121266059 gene encoding LOW QUALITY PROTEIN: probably inactive leucine-rich repeat receptor-like protein kinase At5g06940 (The sequence of the model RefSeq protein was modified relative to this genomic sequence to represent the inferred CDS: inserted 1 base in 1 codon), yielding MASTCTYSLILSLILSFFILNSASSEADILLTFKASIEDSKNALSSWSNASATHYCNWTGISCVSTPSLSVTSLNLQSLNLSGEISSSICELPYLSHLNLANNVFNKPIPLHLSECNTLETLNLSNNLIWGPIPSQISQFGSLKVLDLSGNHVEGKIPESMGSLQNLEVLNLGSNLLSGSLPAVFGNFTELVVLDLSKNAYLVSELPSDFGKLEKLEQLLLQSSSFYGEIPDSFVGLRSLTILDLSQNNLTGEVPQTLGSSLKKLVSLDVSQNMLLGPFPNGICNEKGLINLSLHTNFFSGPIPNSISGCINLERFQVQNNALFGDFPDGLWSLPKIKLIRAENNRFSGEIPDSVSMAAQLEQVQLDNNSFTSRIPQGLGMVKSLYRFSASLNGLYGELPPNFCDSPVMSIINLSHNSLSGQIPELKKCRKLVSLSFADNSLTGEIPPSLADLPVLTYLDLSGNNLSGPIPQGLQNLKLALFNVSFNQLSGRVPFSLISGLPASFLEGNPELCGPGLPNSCSDDQPRHQTAGLATLTYVLISIAFGLGTLIVAAGFFWYHRYSKQRSQTGSWRMIFFYPLRVTEHELVMGMNEKGAVGSGAFGRVYILGLPSGELVAIKKLVNYGSQSFKSLKAEIKTLAKIRHKNIVKILGFCRSDDSILLIYEFLQKGSLXDLIHRPGFVLQWDVRLRIAIGVAQGLAYLQKDYAPHLLHRNLKSNNILLDADFEPKLTDFALNIIVGEAAFQSTMASETASSCYNAPECGYSKKATEQMDVYSFGVVLLELVSGRTAEQAEPAESLDIVKWVRRKVNITNGAHQVLDPNISESSQQEMLSALEIAMGCTSVMPEKRPSMFEVVRALQSLDLRTSFPSNTSEGHSISL